A genomic region of Entelurus aequoreus isolate RoL-2023_Sb linkage group LG19, RoL_Eaeq_v1.1, whole genome shotgun sequence contains the following coding sequences:
- the LOC133634874 gene encoding GTP cyclohydrolase 1-like, producing the protein MNGVVSEYLKKCVESKHNSLYKEEMEPNETADETKVSHIEKAYSTILAELGEDINREGLLRTPLRAAKAMQFFTKGYKETTQDILNDAIFDENHEEMVIVKDIDLFSLCEHHLVPFFGKAHIAYLPNKKVVCLSKIARIVEIYSRRLQVQERLTKQIASAIVEALDPTGVAVVIKAVHMCMVMRGVQKNNASTVTSVMLGAFHDDPITRKEFLNLAL; encoded by the exons ATGAACGGAGTCGTTTCAGAGTATCTAAAGAAGTGTGTTGAGTCTAAACACAACAGTTTGTACAAGGAAGAGATGGAACCCAACGAGACCGCAGATGAAACCAAAGTGTCTCACATAGAAAAAGCCTACAGCACAATACTGGCGGAGCTCGGAGAGGACATCAACCGAGAGGGACTTCTTCGAACACCACTTCGTGCTGCCAAAGCCATGCAGTTCTTCACCAAAGGCTACAAAGAAACCACCCAGG ACATCTTGAATGATGCTATCTTTGATGAGAACCATGAGGAGATGGTAATTGTCAAGGACATTGACTTGTTCTCTCTGTGTGAACATCACCTGGTTCCCTTCTTTGGCAAG GCTCACATAGcatatcttccaaacaagaaagtgGTTTGTTTGAGCAAAATAGCAAG AATTGTGGAGATCTACAGTAGGAGACTTCAAG TTCAGGAGCGTCTAACCAAGCAGATCGCTTCAGCAATCGTTGAGGCGCTGGACCCTACTGGAGTGGCGGTGGTCATCAAGGCTGT TCACATGTGCATGGTGATGAGGGGTGTGCAGAAGAACAATGCAAGTACTGTGACAAGCGTCATGTTGGGAGCCTTTCATGATGACCCCATCACACGCAAGGAGTTCCTCAACCTTGCACTGTAA
- the kank3 gene encoding LOW QUALITY PROTEIN: KN motif and ankyrin repeat domain-containing protein 3 (The sequence of the model RefSeq protein was modified relative to this genomic sequence to represent the inferred CDS: inserted 4 bases in 3 codons; deleted 3 bases in 2 codons; substituted 2 bases at 2 genomic stop codons), translating to MTQSVQVNTKLSDLGSPFIYSSQEEANQPPSYSVQTPYGFQLDLDFLKYVEEIESGHNIRRAAVTSRRSGRGLKISQRCPTAGGRTSGWTSTESLSSPASEDGRAPPLPPPRNRLGSAPCEMLSLSPVTLLNVPPLSAGGKIPPPPPQRNPRVERTLLETSRRLQQEQSHHHQNGGRFQLADPPKQLSKAASTQPLQSIWTKPSPQTSGRNTPATGTAVTVPPSQLQTVREQMATALKQLKEMEERVKGVPALEKEVAELRAEKDMLLMRFRRRKQSRVXPNNHKTGSGNLYPDHSDPQSNSIIQSRLGSPTSPGHKGHGKSEELKKLAEKFEGKDGRAAELSSKVALKLPGKVSVEKKSVAVGDDQPMDSVVFYFSHGVKDALREPRSLFVRXGTGTENPEVRAEGTQARAETKEAEVWVIESLLGLTSRRNARWDTLQDTIKFQQESITDLENQLSLAGTDLGIFRAQVEQMTCKVTFEKGVLAKPDLKDAKNETASPTIKDAAVLCCPDMMDACTXDSLQAHLTEQGAQNXCYNPTEEPVPVVMVSTGCQYENVFEXKMEEQKVNVPKKRHTMTDYKVLSEEIVSMSEEKENDQGDVTTPCNIKTDTGMLKSIMKRKDGNGSGENRTAGKKSLQFVGILNGGYESTSSEEEDEGSTSEESGEGDCLDSTEEEVDAQEETSEEERNINLDESDTDEETLRASNLSFDDVKEKFELSSKMREACIILKNHLNDDIQTLKSKEVLASTHTVQLEWFRISSAKTAQPLRVSDYLMAFLEVSSLLLEHVVNMTDGNGNTALHYSVSHSNFGVVDLLLDTDMCSVDKQNKAGYTAIMLAALSTVKEDDDMSVVKKLFSKGNVNAKASQAGQTALMLAVSHGRQGMVEALLECGADVNVQDDEGSTALMCASEHGRAEIVKLLLEQPGCDISIVDNDGSNALSIALEASHNDTAVLLYAHMNYAKPQGAMGSPTAQRSPPSTHKSWPAE from the exons ATTTGGGCTCTCCATTCATCTACTCCAGTCAGGAGGAAGCTAACCAGCCGCCGTCCTACTCTGTCCAAACACCATATGGTTTCCAGCTTGATCTGGACTTCCTCAAATATGTGGAAGAGATAGAAAGTGGGCATAACATTCGCAGAGCAGCTGTCACATCTCGTCGTTCTGGACGGGGGCTCAAGATCTCTCAGAGATGTCCTACTGCGGGGGGGCGCACCAGTGGTTGGACATCCACAGAGTCGCTCTCCTCCCCTGCTAGTGAGGATGGCAGGGCCCCTCCCCTTCCGCCACCACGGAACCGCCTTGGCTCAGCACCCTGTGAAATGCTCTCACTGTCCCCTGTGACCCTTCTCAATGTCCCTCCATTGTCTGCCGGCGGCAAAATACCACCTCCACCCCCGCAACGCAACCCCAGAGTTGAGCGGACTCTCTTGGAAACCAGCCGGAGATTACAGCAGGAGCAGAGCCACCATCATCAGAATGGTGGACGATTCCAACTGGCAGATCCCCCCAAGCAGCTGTCCAAGGCTGCATCAACTCAACCTCTGCAAAGTATCTGGACCAAACCCAGTCCTCAAACATCCGGGCGCAACACTCCAGCTACTGGCACTGCAGTGACC GTCCCACCCAGCCAGCTGCAGACTGTGAGAGAGCAGATGGCTACAGCCTTGAAGCAACTGAAGGAGATGGAGGAACGAGTAAAAGGTGTCCCGGCGCTAGAAAAAGAGGTAGCAGAACTTCGTGCCGAGAAAGACATGCTGTTAATGCGCTTCAGGAGAAGAAAGCAGTCAAGGGTGTGACCCAACAACCACAAAACAGGCAGTGGAAACCTCTACCCAGACCACAGCGATCCCCAGTCCAACTCCATTATCCAAAGTCGATTAGGCTCCCCAACCTCACCTGGTCACAAAGGCCATGGGAAATCTGAAGAGCTGAAAAAACTGGCTGAGAAATTTGAAGGGAAGGACGGTCGAGCAGCCGAACTTTCATCCAAAGTTGCATTGAAGCTTCCAGGCAAAGTGTCTGTTGAGAAGAAATCTGTAGCTGTAGGAGATGATCAGCCAATGGACTCTGTTGTTTTCTATTTCAGCCACGGTGTCAAAGATGCTCTGAGGGAACCGAGGTCCCTGTTTGTGAG GGGCACGGGTACTGAAAACCCTGAGGTGCGTGCGGAAGGAACACAAGCCAGAGCCGAGACAAAGGAGGCCGAGGTTTGGGTAATAGAGTCATTACTTGGGCTGACTTCGAGACGCAACGCGAGATGGGACACCTTACAGGACACTATTAAGTTCCAGCAGGAGTCTATAACTGACCTAGAGAACCAGCTGAGCCTTGCCGGCACTGACTTGGGAATTTTCAGAGCCCAGGTTGAGCAAATGACGTGCAAAGTCACCTTTGAGAAAGGGGTTCTTGCCAAACCGGACTTGAAGGATGCCAAGAATGAGACTGCATCTCCTACCATAAAGGATGCTGCAGTTTTGTGCTGTCCAGACATGATGGATGCATGTA GAGACAGCTTACAAGCACACCTGACCGAACAAGGTGCCCAAAACTGATGCTATAATCCCACCGAAGAACCAGTGCCAGTTGTCATGGTCAGCACTGGTTGCCAGTATGAAAATGTGTTTG GAAAGATGGAAGAACAGAAAGTTAATGTGCCAAAGAAGAGACACACCATGACTGATTATAAGGTCTTATCAGAGGAGATTGTTAGTATGTCTGAGGAG AAGGAGAACGACCAGGGTGACGTAACGACACCCTGCAACATCAAGACAG ATACAGGTATGCTGAAATCAATCATGAAGAGGAAAGATGGCAACGGCTCAGGTGAAAATCGCACAGCGGGCAAGAAGAGCTTGCAGTTTGTTGGTATTCTAAACGGAGG GTATGAATCCACATCTAGTGAAGAGGAAGATGAGGGAAGCACCTCTGAAGAAAGTGGAGAAGGGGACTGCCTAGACAGCACGGAGGAGGAAGTGGATGCGCAGGAAGAAACATCAGAGGAGGAACGAAACATCAACCTGGATGAGAGCGACACGGATGAAGAAACCCTGAGAGCATCCAATTTGTCATTTGATGACGTGAAAGAGAA GTTTGAGCTGAGCTCCAAAATGCGTGAAGCTTGCATCATTCTGAAGAACCACCTCAATGACGACATTCAGACACTGAAGAGTAAGGAAGTG CTCGCCAGTACTCACACGGTCCAGCTGGAGTGGTTCCGCATCTCCAGCGCCAAGACGGCTCAGCCTCTGCGAGTCTCCGACTACCTGATGGCGTTCCTGGAGGTCTCTTCGCTGCTGTTGGAGCACGTGGTGAACATGACAGACGGCAACGGCAACACCGCTCTTCACTACAGTGTCTCACACTCCAACTTTGGTGTGGTGGACCTGCTACTGGACACAG ACATGTGTAGCGTGGATAAGCAGAACAAGGCGGGCTACACGGCCATCATGCTGGCCGCTCTGTCGACTGTGAAGGAGGACGACGACATGTCTGTGGTCAAGAAGCTCTTCAGTAAGGGCAACGTCAACGCCAAGGCCAGCCAG GCCGGCCAGACAGCGCTGATGCTCGCTGTGAGTCACGGCCGTCAGGGGATGGTGGAGGCGCTCCTGGAGTGCGGCGCCGATGTTAACGTGCAGGACGACGAAGGCTCTACGGCGCTGATGTGCGCCAGCGAGCACGGCCGAGCTGAGATTGTCAAACTCCTCTTGGAGCAGCCTGGTTGCGACATCTCCATCGTTGATAAT GACGGCAGCAATGCGCTGTCCATCGCACTGGAGGCGTCTCACAATGACACTGCTGTTCTGCTCTACGCCCATATGAACTATGCAAAACCTCAAGGTGCTATG GGGAGTCCAACGGCTCAGCGGAGTCCACCCAGCACCCACAAGTCCTGGCCTGCAGAGTGA